ATTGCATATCAAATCGCACTTTGATCCCGACGATCAGAAAGCTGACTTTAAATTGGTTGAAAATTGAGAGAGGTTGCTGAGATATTGCTTCAAAAATCTATGATGTTACCCATTCTGAGGAACATCTTCCCACAAAAAACTTTATAACTTCTGTCGCCTGGATTGCTCCGGTTATCCCGGCTACTGCTTCCAAAATGGGAAATTTTTCTTGAGGCGGCAGCAGTTATGTACATGCCGACAGCCGAGCCCAAACCTCCTGCACCCACTATTGCCACCCTGCCTTTTTTCAATCGCTTCTGCCCTTCAGTCCCAAAACCTGGAATGATAATCTGCCGCCAATACCTTTCCCTTTCTTTTTTCATCAGCATGGTCAACCCCCAAAAGTGTTAATAAAATTCTTTTGCCATTTTATTTACTCTGTCTTTTACATTTTTTCCATGGTATGCATCCACCATAATGTGGGCAATTTCCTCCATTTCCTGCTCTTTCATACCTGTATGCGTGGCTTCGGCAACTCCGACACGCCCTGAAATGTCTACGAAAATTCTCTGTCCTTCCATTTTTCTACAGAACGCTTTTGCCTTTTCCGGCTGAAAGTCAAGTAAAATTTGGTGTGACTGCGTAAAATTTTTTTCCGGAAATTTTATTGGTATGCCCATTTCATTAAGCAGGAAGGCAAGTTTTTGTGCATTTTTTACTATCTGCCCTGCATACTTTTTTCCATTTTCCAGCATTTCTTCGAGAACAATTCCAAGGGCAGCGATACGATGGACATGTGGATTATCGATCAAGCCAATTCCCTCATCGAAGTCAAATAAAAGCATTTTTTTTAACGCATCAGCCTTTTCCGTGGAATTTGTAAGAACAACGCCCCCCTGAGGGCCTGGAAATGTTTTGTGGGTTGAACCTATCATTACTTCTGCCCCCTCTTTTAACGGCTGCTGGAATTTGCCGCCTGCTATAAGGCCCAGAACATGGGAAGCATCATAAGCCAGCGTGCCATACTTCTTTGCGTTTTCAAGTTCTTTTATCGGGTGGGGAAACAGAATGGTAGAGGCGCCCAGCATCGTGACTTCGGGTTTTTCAGAATCTATAACTTCTTTCGCTTTCCCCATAATTATTTCTGTATCTTCTGTTGGAAGGGGAACAAAAGTCCGTTCAAATTTTTTGTAGCCAAACGGATAACCCCCCTCTTCCTTTGAAATTGCAGCGATCTTTCCCCGGTATGAAGTAAAGGAAAAAAGAATGGCCAAATTGCATACATTTCCTGATAGAGGTGTAACAAATGCATATTTTGCGTTAAAAACCTTTTTTGCCAGTTTTTCCACTTCACCGAAAATTTTAACCGTAAATTCGCTCCCGCCGTACCATTTATCTCCATATCTGCCAGCAAGATCTGATGAAAGGGCACTTAGAGCAGAAGGAATAATTTTGTTCTCGGATGCAATAAGGTTTAATCCAGAGGAGCGATACCTTTCATGTTTTTTTATGAGTGATGGGAGCACGTTCAATTAACGTGGCGGAGCTTAAAAATTTTAAGCTTTCCTGTATTTCTTCCAGACGAGAGCAATAACTACCACGATAATTAGTATTAAAATGATGACAAAAGCGATAGCACCTCCAGATATGCCTTTTTCTGTGCTTTTAACGAATACGGGAATGGAAGCAGTTTTTTCACCCCAATCTGGATTTGCAGAAGGGGAATAAATTACCTCTATCCAGCCTTCCTCTGAACTTACTCCATCAGCCCTGAATATCAAAGGTATGGATTTGGTATTGCCACCTGCGTATTTGGACGGGACAACAAAATCTGTCTGAGCAGCCGTTACTTTCCAGGCACTTGATAAGTTCAGTGTATTTATCTTAACGTAAATATCGCCATTGCACAGGTTGGTTATATTCAGGTAAACTTTCTCACTTCCGCCCTTAACAACATTTATCATGTTATCGGATAGTTGTGGTGCAATTCCCTTATCCTCGAAATCCTGCATGACCGTCACTTTTTCCTCCGCCTCCGACCCCTTTACCAGAAAACTTCCGTTTGTATAGGCGTGAATATTGAAGGAATCATATGAAAACGCTGCTGTTTCTTTTTTGGCTGTTAATTTAATGGAAATGGTCTTCCTTTCCTCCCCTCCACTAAATCCTTTTGGAGTAATGGTAAATGAGTACAGGGAAGGTGACACGGAAAGCCATTCAGGAACATCATCTGTATCAAAATATATGGTAACAGGAAGGGGCAGAAATGAGCCAAACCCCCATCTGAAGGTCACATCAGCATTTATGGTTACGGAATCCGTGGGCGGGACTGGTGGGGCATCCTCAACATTAAGTTCAAGCTGGGACGAAACAAAACATGCTCCCGCTGACGGCAAAAATAATGCAAGCAGGGACAATAGCACAATTATCTTTCCAAATGCCATGTTCATTTATACGCCAGCAGTATAATAAATTTTTTACACTTATTGTTCTTCTATTGTTATACTGTTTATTATTACCTCATCAACCGGCCAATCCTGCATCGGCCCATATGGTGTATTCTTTGTCGTCGTATCTACTGAGGCAATTGCCTCCAATACATCCATTCCTTCAATAACCCTGCCGAATGCGGCATACTGTCCGTCAAGGAAATGCTGCGCTCCGTCGCAGATGAAAAATTGGCTTGTGGCACTGTTGGGATCGGTTGTCCTTGCCATGGATATCGCACCGTCAACATGCTGTAAATCAGGATTGGTCTCAAAATCTATTGGCCCGTACGGGCTTTCCTTATTTGTGCCATTGGGATAAAATCCACCGCCCTGTATCATGAAATTATCAATGACACGATGAAAAACAAGACCATTATAAAATCCGTTGTTAGCGAGTTTTATAAAATTTTTAGTTGTTGCAGGCATTTTATCCTCATATAACTCAACTTTCATCGTTCCCATGCTTGTTTTTATGACTG
This is a stretch of genomic DNA from Candidatus Thermoplasmatota archaeon. It encodes these proteins:
- a CDS encoding peptidylprolyl isomerase; translation: MKKFIILALGVLIASSLSGCMENENNHIAVIKTSMGTMKVELYEDKMPATTKNFIKLANNGFYNGLVFHRVIDNFMIQGGGFYPNGTNKESPYGPIDFETNPDLQHVDGAISMARTTDPNSATSQFFICDGAQHFLDGQYAAFGRVIEGMDVLEAIASVDTTTKNTPYGPMQDWPVDEVIINSITIEEQ
- a CDS encoding ThiF family adenylyltransferase, coding for MLMKKERERYWRQIIIPGFGTEGQKRLKKGRVAIVGAGGLGSAVGMYITAAASRKISHFGSSSRDNRSNPGDRSYKVFCGKMFLRMGNIIDF